Within Paenibacillus sabinae T27, the genomic segment ATAAACTCCAGCAGCAGCCCGAAGAACAGCACACTGTATCCATACTGCGCGAATAATTCCTGTATCCATTTCAGCATTTCCATAATTGATGTCACTCTCCAAAACAATGGACTGCGGACGCCGGTCTGCCCCCTGAAGGAGCATGTCTATTTTGCGGCTTGTCCTCATATAATCCAGCACAAGGCTTAGGTAGCCAATAGAATGCTGGAGGTCGAGAATATGGCTTGGAAAAAGCGCGGAATCAGCCGCCGTACGGCTGTCCGGCTCGTGCTGGCCGCCGCGGTCCTCGCGGCAGCCCTGATTTACCGTGAAGCGGGGCTCAATCCATTTGGAAAAGAATCCGCAGGACTTCATGACGCAGACGGCGGGGGAGGCGCCATAGACAAGGGAGGCCCGCTGTCTGATTCCTCTCAAGCCCCGGCGTCGACCGGGGCGCCGAAGGGACAGGCCATCTCAGGCTTGCCAATCGGAGGCGGCGCGGGGTCGTCGCCGGACGTACGCCTGGCGCTCCCCTCTCATTCACAGTGGTCAGCGGTTTCCCGCATCTCCGCAGCTTCCGGGCATCCGGTAAAGGCCGCTGCGGCGGCGGTTAGGACAGGCGCCCGGCCCAAAACAGTCTACCTGACGTTTGACGACGGACCCAGCGCCGTTACCCCCAAGGTGCTTGAGATATTGAATCGGGAACGGGTAAAAGCAACTTTTTTCGTGCTGGGAAACGAGGCGGAAACGCATCCCGAATGGATTAACGCAATCCGGGAACAGGGCAGCTCTATCGGAAATCATACCTACGATCATAACTATAAAGAGTTATACAGCGGCTTTACCCGGTTCTGGAGCCAAATTAAAAAAACGGAGGAAACCATCCGCCTCATCACCGGGACCCGGCCGCAGCTTGTGCGCGCTCCAGGCGGAACGTTTGGTCATTTTGATGATACCTACTTCCAACTGATGAAGCAAGCGGGCTACCGGGTGACGGACTGGACGGTGGACAGCGGCGATTCGAAGCGGCGGGGAGTGCCCGCCTCGGAAATTACGAAGAACTCCATACCGGATACGAAGGCCTCCAAGGTTATTCTGCTGCTGCATGACGGCGCGGGGCATGAGCAAAGCGCAAAGGCGCTGCCTGATATCATCAAGCGGTATAAAGCGGCGGGGTATGTCTTCAAGACACTGGACGCAGCGGCGGAGCCGGTTCAGTTCAAGGCGCATCCGGGCAAGAGCGGCAAGGGAAGAATCAAGCCGGCCGAAGCATGGATCGAAGCCAATGTCCTCCCCAACGCAGCCTTGTTTGCTTCCGGAAAAAAACT encodes:
- a CDS encoding polysaccharide deacetylase; amino-acid sequence: MAWKKRGISRRTAVRLVLAAAVLAAALIYREAGLNPFGKESAGLHDADGGGGAIDKGGPLSDSSQAPASTGAPKGQAISGLPIGGGAGSSPDVRLALPSHSQWSAVSRISAASGHPVKAAAAAVRTGARPKTVYLTFDDGPSAVTPKVLEILNRERVKATFFVLGNEAETHPEWINAIREQGSSIGNHTYDHNYKELYSGFTRFWSQIKKTEETIRLITGTRPQLVRAPGGTFGHFDDTYFQLMKQAGYRVTDWTVDSGDSKRRGVPASEITKNSIPDTKASKVILLLHDGAGHEQSAKALPDIIKRYKAAGYVFKTLDAAAEPVQFKAHPGKSGKGRIKPAEAWIEANVLPNAALFASGKKLVVEAGMLQASLQPGEYRVEDGRYIVPLRSVVERFGGRVSWSAGTHSGQAELNGRKITADTASGRLTLTGAGPEQEAISSGVVLDGGAIWLPLRDLLEATGHPLLGVANEPEARTLKAS